In Gordonia sp. SL306, the genomic window GTGATGCAGTAGCGCCGGCCAACGGGATCGGACATCACGGTCCAGGTCGGGAACTCTTCGACCACGCGAGCGCCCCAGTCCTCGTGCCGTGCCACCTCGTCCTCGACCGCGGTGGCGGCCAGGTCGAGATGTCCGGTGGCCACTGTCGCCTCGTCGTCTGGCCCGTTGCGCTGCAACAGGATGCCGATCGCCAGGGCGTGGTCGCGACGCAGGCGGAGCAATTCGGGACGGCTGGTCGGCTCGGTCGGCATGCCGGTGAACCGTGTCCAGAACGCGACCTCGCGCTCGTGGAGTTCGCGTGGGATGTCGATGCACACCTGGTCGATGATGCTGATCGTGTCGCCCGGCCATCGGATCGGGCGCGAGCGCACGGACTCGCCCTGCCATTCGACCAGGCAGAACACAAAACCTGCGGGCGAGGCCAACGACATGTAGGCAGGCCCGGCGTGGTCGCGAACCACGGTGGCACCCAGGGCGATCGCCTCCGCCGTCGCCGACCGCGGGTCGTCGACGTGGAGATCGAGATGGATCCCGCCGGGCCCGGCGTCGACCCGCTGCACACGGAGATGGGGATCCCCGTTGAACGGCTCCAACGAGGCGAACTCGCGGTGCTCGCCGCGCGGCGGCGACACGGTGCTGCCGGCAATCGCGCGCCAGAACGTGACCTCGGCACCGAACTGCTCGGCGGGAAAGTCCAGGAATGCGGTGAGCCATCGGATCTCCACGCCGCGAGTCTAATGTCGCCGCGGGCGTCGACGGGCCCGATGACGGCCGAGACGTGGCACTACACTCGGCACATGAGTCGTGGACCGTGGGACAAGGTGACCAAACGGGTGGCGCGGTCGCGGGCGGACCGGGTGGCCGTCGTTCGCCTCGACGGTCCGATCGGCATCGGTGGTCTCGGTCGTGCCGGGTTGACCGCCGACAATGTCGAGTCGGTCCTCAAGCGCGCCTTCGGCACCGAACACGTGAAGGCCGTCGTGGTCGTCATCAATTCTCCGGGTGGCTCGCCCGCCCAGTCGGAGTACATCGCGGAACGAATCCGCCAGTTGTCCGCGGAGAAGGGCGTCCCGGTCATCGCCTTCTGCGAAGACGTCGCGGCATCGGGCGGCTACTGGATCGCGTGTGCGGCCGACGAGATCTTTGCCGCGCACACCTCGATGATCGGGTCGATCGGAGTGGTGTCGTCGGGGTTCGGTCTCTCCGATGTGCTGACGCGCTTCGGCGTGCAGCGCAGGCTGTACACGACCGGCGACAACAAGGCCCGCCTGGACACCTTCTCTCCGGAGCGGCCCGAGGATGTCGAGTGGCTCAGGGCGCTGCAGGCACAACTGCACGAGGCCTTCATCGCGTGGGTCCGGCAGCGCCGCGGCAAGCGGCTCAGCGCTCCCGACGACGAATTGTTCAGCGGCGACATCTGGGTCGGCAGCCGTGCGGTGCAGGTCGGGCTCGTCGACGGGATCGGCGTGATGCGATCGGTCATCGCCGAGCGCTACCCGGACGCCGAGATCACCACGATCGAGGCACCGAAACCTCTCCTCGCCCGTCTGGTGGGCGGGCAGGTCAGCGTGAACCGGTTGATGGAGAGTGCCGTCGCGGGGACCGTCGTCGCCGTCGATCGGGCGATCGCCACGCGTCTGGGCTGATCTACGGGCGACGGCCACCGCGGGCTGGTGCACAACGGGTCCGTGCGCATCGGGGTCACGCCCACTTCTCCCCAACTTTCCCCAAGTTATCCACAGGAAATGCGGTCATCGCGAAGAACCTTTGACTGTGACGTGGGTCTGCAGGTTGTCGAATAGTCTCAACCGTTGCGCAACCAGATCCGTGACCCCCGTCACAACGGATGTGGTAGCGGTCACAGAACAGTGCAGCGTGTGGCCTGGTTGTCCACAGTTTCCACAGTCTCATCCACAGCTTTATGGTGGCCGATGCACACCTTGCGCCGGTCGCGCAAACCGGCATGTGGATAGTTATATGTAGGTCTACATAGTGCTGTTTCGATCGCATCGGCCGTGTCAATTCGCCAAGCCCATCCGCGCGGTTGTGCACAGGGCGCGCCGCGGCTGGCGCGGCTGTGCCACCATGGATTCGTGAGCATGGGCGACATCCGGCAGGTGCCGGTCACGGAGCTGCCGGACGATTTCACCGACGAGGTGGACCGCGTCCTGCTCGATGTCCGCGAGGACGATGAGTGGGCTGCCGGTCACGTCCGGGGTGCGGTACACATCCCACTGGGCGATGTGCCCGCCCGCATCGACGAGATCGACCTCGACGCCGACCTCCTGGTGGTGTGCCATTCGAGCGGACGGTCGATGCGTGTGCTGCAGTATCTCGCACAGCTCGGCTACGAGGGCAGCTGCGTCCGCGGCGGCATGCTCGCGTGGGTCGAGAACGAGAAGCCGGTCGAGGCGGGGGAGTACCGGGTCGAAATGATCGACCTGTGTCCGCGGTGCCGTATCCAGGCACCGCATCGTCCGGGGCGGGAGCGTTGCCCGCGTTGTGGCGGACCGCTGCGCGTGGTCGACAGCGATCTGATCGGTGACCAGGCCGGCCCGGTGGCAACGCGAGGCTCGTCGGCATCCCCCGGTGAGACCTCGGTACGGCCGACGGCGTCGTCGGCCCCGGGTCAGCCCTCGAGCGGACCGCGCAGCAGTCGGCTCTACCGGAGCAGGCATGTCCGGTGGGTCGCCCGCCGACCGCCGGAGGCCATCCCGGCCCGGCGACCGATGGTCCCGCCCGGGCCGCGGCCGATCCCGCGATACGTCTACGTCCCGCGATGGGGGCTGCGTGACGTCCCGATCGAGACAGACGTCGACAGTCGCAACCCGCTGGAGGCGCTGACGGCCGTCCTCCTCCACGCGCTTCGGCTCCTTGCCTGCGCCCTCGGGCTGGCCGCGATCGTCCATCTGCTGCGCTACGTCCTGCTGGTGGTGAACAGGTCCGTGCCGGTCGCCGGCTGGACGGACCGGGCATCCGCGTTCCTCGTGATCTTCGGCGGGCTGGTGGCATTCGGGGTGTTCGTCTACGTGACCGTGGTCTTCACCCGGTGGATCATCGCCCTGCGCGACGATGCCTATCGGCGACACGATCTCCGCGACCCGCGACCCCGGTGGCAGATCGCGCTGCTCGCAGCTGTACCGCTCGTCAACGTGGCGGGAGCGGCGGTCCTGCTGCACGAGGTCGCCCGGATGCGCGACGATCTCGAGGTCGAACGCACGCGGCGCCGGCTCACCAAGTTGTGGGTGGCCTGGGCGATCGTCAACGTGCTCGCGGTGATCACGGTGGTCACCCGCATCGTCGCGACGGCATCGGGCTCGATCCAGACCTCTGCCAACGGGCTTGCGGCGGTGGTTATCAGTTCGGCGGTGTCCGGCGTGTTCGCGTGGTGGCTCGGCACCCGTCTGATGGTGATTTTCGGTGGACCACAGGACGAACCGGTACCGTCACGACGCTGGGTGGCGGTCGCATGACGGGTGTGGAGCAGATCTCCCGATCCGGCAAGCCGGCGGTGGTGGCCCATCGTGGCGCCTCGGAGGCGCTCCCCGAGCACACCCTCGCGGCCTACGAGCTGGCCCTGAGTCAGGGGGCCGACGGGCTCGAATGCGACGTCCGGCTGACCAGCGACCAGGAACTCGTCTGCGTCCACGACCGCACCGTCGACCGGACCTCCGACGGAACCGGTGTGGTCAGCGAGATGTCGCTGGCGGAATTACGCGATCTGGACTTCGGCAGTTGGCATCCGGCAGGCGACAAGGCGTCGGTGCTGACCCTGCGGGAGCTGCTCTCCCTCACGCTGGATTGGCGCAGGCCCGTGCGGCTGTTCATCGAGACCAAGCATCCGGTGCGCTACGGCAGCCTGGTGGAGCAGAAGCTGCTGGCACTTCTCCACGAGTTCGGTGTGGGTACCCCGCCGTCGGCGGATCACAGTCGCGCGGTGGTCATCTCGTTCTCGTCGGCCGGGGTGTGGCGGATTCGCCGGCACGCCCCGATGTTGCCGACGATCCTGCTCGGCGACACCGCTCGCCTGCTCGGCGGAAGTGCCGCGACGGCGGTCGGTGCCACCGGCATCGGGCCGTCCGTGGAAACCCTGCGGCTGAACCCGGATCTGGTGGACCGCGCCGCCGCGGCCGGTCGGGTCACCTACTGCTGGACGGTCGACGAGCAGGTCGACGTCCAACTCTGCGCGGATCTCGGCGTTCGCTGGCTCGCGACGAATCGTCCTGCGAAGGTCCGTGACTGGCTGGTCACCGTCGACTGAGCCTCGCGTGCGCAGGCACGGCGGATCTCAACGTGAGCCGACGTCACGTGAGCGCGCACCGAAATCTGCGATGTCGGCGGGCAGCCTGGTCCGAGCGCGGTCGGCCAGATCGGGCAGCCCGAGCGCATTCAGATACGACGACCACGCGGGACCCGGAGTACGTAGCGCCGCAACCTCATCGAACGCGACATGGCTGCGCACTCGCGCCGCCGCGGTGATCCGGGCATGGTCCTCGGACGTGAATATCTCGGCAGAACTACTGAGCAACGGATTGCCCTCCCCTGACAATTCGCCGTGTCGCACTTGGGAAGTGCGCTCGCGTGTCGGCTAGTGGTGCGGTTCGATGGTGTCTGTGAAGGCCAACTCGCCGGTGGCCAATTTGATGGCCCAGCGCTTGGCGCGGATCGGGCGTGACCCGATATGGGTCAGCGAGGCCTCGGTCTGTTCGCCGAAATCGTCGACCACGACCGCCTCCACGACGGTGCCATCATCGAGCGTGGCCGAGACCGCGTTGCCGATGACGATCTCCGGCTCGGTCGGTGGGGTCTCGGCGACCGGCTCGACCTCGGGCTCCGGCTCACGCTTCTTCTTCAGAAGAGCCATGTCTGTCCGACCTCCTCCGTACCGCGGGCGGTACCGACCATGTCGTGATGCAGCATGTGTCCTCCTCTGATTTGCGCGACCACACAGGTGAACTTCGTTCACTATCATAAACTACCGCCCCATCGTGGTGCCCGCAGCACCAGACGCGACCCGACCCTCAGGTGAGCGCGAGCAGGAACCGGACGAGGACGTCACTGACGTCATGAAGGCGGCGGGCGCGTTCGGTCGGGCTCGATGCCCATTGTTCGACCATCGCTATCAGTGCGCCGACGATCGCGGTGGTGGCCGCCGACCAGCCGCCCGGGGGAACGTAATCCTCGCCGAGAGCCCGTTTCAGCTCAGCCGCGATGAACTCGCCCCACACGGCGCGCTGCTCGAGGCGGTGTTCCTCCACACGAGCACTCACGCCGACGATCTCGACGAACGCGACCGCGGCTCGCCGGTGGTCCGAGCCGATGCTCCGGGCATAGGCGTCGACGGCGCACCGCGCGCGCGTCTCGATGTCGCCGTCCCCTAGAGTCGCCAGTGCCTCGGTGACCGCCGCGCGCCCGTCGTCCTGGATTCGGTCATAGACCGCGAGCAACAACTCTTCACGATCGGAGAACTGCTCGTAGAAGTGGCCTCGGGCCAGATTGGCGCGGGCGCAGATCGCCGAGACGGAGGCGTTCTGATAGCCGTCCTCCCCGAACACCGCCAGACCGGCGTCGAGAAATAGGACGCGACGGTGATCTCGGCGTTCGGTCACCGAGATGCCGCCATAGGTCCGATCCTTCACGCCCATACCCGACCAGTCTAAACGGGTCGGGTGCCCGATTCTGTCCACGACAAGGTGAGGCATCGCCCCTGCGTGCCCCCTCCGAATTCGCCGATGGCGAAATGCTCTTCGACAACTACCAGTGTTGGACGGGTGTGTGCAACAACTGCTACCGTCTCCGCTCGGGTGGGGGTGTGTCCGTGCGCTTTCCCCGGGCTGTCGTGGACGCCCCCACCCACCGCCGGCCCATCGGCGATGGGCTGCGGCCATGGCCTCGGCCGTGTCGCCTCGTGAGAGGGTGGACGTATGGCGAAGAAGAGCAAGCGGGGCAGCGGACCGCGTCCGGGCAGTAATCGGGCCGAGAGGGTGGCCGCACGCAAGGAGCGGCAGCTCGCCGCGATGGCGCCGCCGCCCAGGCCCTTTGCGGGACTCGCGGCCGAGTGCGACCTCGTGGCGTTGCGTGCGTTCGTGGCGTCTGCCATCGCCGACGTCGCGCTCGTCGAACCGGGACCGGCCGAACCCGAATTGACGTCGGCGGTACCCGACGATGCCGCCGCTCCGGCGAAATCTCAACGGCCGGAGGGGGTTCGGAACGAGGTTCGACTCGCGACGATTCTGCCCGGCGCGGTGCCTGCGCTGGTCCGCGACGCGACGAACGGGCCCGAGGGTCTCGTCGCGATGCAGACCGACCCGGAGCCCGTCGATGTGCCCGGATCCATGGCGGATGCCATCGAGTGGGCCGCACACGCGGAGTCGGATGCGGAGTACGAGCCGGGCGGCACGTCGCGGTCGCTCACCGAGCTGCTCGACGTGGACGCACAGTTGGATCTGGTGGTCTACGACGACTTCTCGTGGTGGTTCCCGCCGGGAACGGATGTACCGCCGGAGATCGCGGATATGCTGGCGCGGGCCAACGACTCGATCATGCCGACCGCGCGTCTCAACCCGAAGAGTGGCGTCGGCGCACCCTGGTGGGTCGACGCCGGCGAGCGCGCGCATCTGAGGTGGGTGCGACCGGAGGACGAGGACGACCTGATGACCGCGCTGGCCCGGCTGCATGCCGCGGATCGCCTGACCCTCGGCGAGGGTTCGCGTTTCGCCGGGTCGTTCCGCACCCACGGGTTGTTGGTGCCGGTGTTCGATCTGGACAACGAACTCCACCACGAGGAGTGGTACGCCGGCCTGGACCAGTTCGACGAATGGCTCACCGAGGCGATGGCCCAGACCGGCGATCTCAGCACCGCCGAACTACGTTCGCGCGACGGTATCCGCGGTCGTCAGGTCACGCTGCGCTGAGCAGTGTGAGACGGGCCACGCGGGCTCTTACAGATTCCCGCCTGCGGCAGCCGGTGCCGGTGTCGCGGGTGCGGGCGCGCCGTTGACCTCACGCTCGACGAAGTTCTCCAGGTCGAACAGGTTGCCCTGTGCGCGTTCGGCGATCGTCTGCAGGGTGGTCATCGTGGCGACCTCCTCGACCTGCTCGGCGAGGAACCACTGCATGAACTGCTCGCCGAGGTAGTCACCGCTGTCGCGGGCGGCACGGGCCAGATCGACGATCTGCTCGGTGACGGCCTTCTCCTGTTCCAGGGCCAGTTCGATCGGTGCCCGGTAATCGGCGAAGTCGTTGCGCGGGGCGGAGACGGCGGGGATCTCCACATCGATGTCGCGATCGAGGAAGTACTGCACGATCATCATCGCGTGGTTGCGCTCTTCGACCGACTGGGCATAGAAGTGCTTGGCCAGCTGGGGCATGTCGTGGCTGTCGTAATAGATGGCGACCGCGATGTATTGCTGCGCGGCGGCGAACTCGTTGCCGATCTGGTCGTGCAGCAGCTTGTGGAAGACGGTCTCGTCACGTGTGGCTGTCATGCGGTCCATCGTAGAAGGCCCGAAAAGCCCAGTTCAGCCCAGTTGAGCCTAACTGAGTTCAGCCTCACCAACATTCGGCTCGCCTCGCCTCACCCGCCGAGCACGCCGCCTTTGCCGGACAGCAGATCGTCGGGCACGGGGAGACCCTTGCGGATGTAGGTGAAGAACTGTTCGGTGTTGTCCCCCACCGCAAGTGAGTCCCCGTCGTCGGTGTACTCGTCGCCGCCGGTGGGCGTCGTGGTGGTGATCGGGTTGCCGCGCAACGCCCATGCGAGCCCCATGAGGTTCCAGATGTGGTCACCCTCGTCCACGGTGAGCGCATCGACTGCTCCGTTGACGAACGGGATCAGCCGGAACGGGTTGGCGAGCACCGACGGACTCGTCGCCTTGGCCATCAAGGCATTCAGGAACTTGCGCTGGTTCACCACGCGCTCGAGATCGGCATTCGGGAAGGCGCGGGTGCGGACGAGACCGAGGGCCTGCCTGCCGTTGAGTTCCTGGCATCCCTTCGGTAGCCGCAGACCGGCCTTCGGATCGTTGAGCGGCTGATCGAGGCAGATGGTGACGCCCCCGACGGCGTCGACCACGCTGTCGAACCCGCCGAAGCCGATCTCGGCGTAGTGATCGATCCGGACGCCCGAGAGCTGCTCGACCGTCTGGGTGAGTAGTTGGGGTCCACCGAAATTGAATGCGGCGTTGATCTTGTGCGATCCCTGACCGGGGATCGGTACGTAGAGGTCGCGCGGGATGCTGATGATCATCGCCGAACCGCTCGGCGGCTTGTGCACCATCATGATGGTGTCTGTACGAGACCCGTCGCTGTCGCCGGTGGAGAGTTGCTGACGCTGGTCGTCACTCAAGTCGGCGCGTGAGTCGCTGCCGACGATCAACCAGTTGGTGCCCGGGGTGTCGGCCGGCCTGCCTGCGTAGGGCACGAGCGCCTCGGTGCGGTGGAGTTTGCCGTCGTAGTAGAACAGCAGGCCCACCGACGCGACGACGAAGAGCAGCAGCACTGCCAGGATGAGTCGGCCGATCCGTACTCGACGGCGTTTGCGCTTCGGCTTGGGTGCAGGCGGTGCGACCGTCGAACTCGACCGTGGCCGGCGGGGTGGCGCACCTCCCGACCCCCGCGAGCCCGAACGACCCGGCTCCCCCGAACGCCTGGGCGATCCGGACGGGCGCGCCGGGATGGGTTCCGGCTGCTGAGTCGGTGCGTAGCCGGGTCTCGGTGACCCCGGCGAGTTCGACCACGCGAGCGGGGGCTGGTACTGCGAGCCGTCAGGGCGGCGATCGCGCAGGTGGGTGGTGGGCTCGGGCGCGCCCGGCGGTGGTGGGGCCTGCTGAGGGCGTGGTGCCTGGGGTGGTGGTCCCTGGGGTGGAGGCGGCGCCGGGTTGCGGCGGGGCGGGGGGCCGCCGGGGGCGGCTCGTCGAGCAGGGTCACCGGAGCGTGGCGCAGGCCCGGGAGGGGCGCCGCGCCGACGCATCATCGGCGGCTCTGGCGTATTCATCCCAACCAATGTACGCATCGGCGATCGGGAACCGGCCCGTCGAAGGGCAGCCTGCGATCCATCCCACAAAACATCATCAACAACTGTGACAGTGAGTATTGACACATACGGTCTGCTTACTTAGTGTCGGAGGTCACAGGCAGGACGACCGGGAGGTGTGCGGTGACCGCGACGACTCAGGCGACGACCCAGGAGGTACGCGGTGACACCGCGGGCCGGGAGGCGGTCTCGCGGCGCTTGATCAACGGCTCCGTGAAGCGGTCGTATGCGCCGGTCGTGGATCTGGACTGGGATCGGGCGCCCGAACCCGAGCGCTACTTCCTGCCGCCCAGCGTGCTCAGCCTGGTCGGCACCGAGATCTGGGAAGGACTCTCGCCGCAGCAGCGCATCGAGCTCTCCCGACAGGAGATGGCCAACATCCTCTCGGTCGGCATCTGGTTCGAGAATCTGCTGAATCGCACGTTGCTCGCCAGGCTGATGGTCGCCGACCCCGCGTCACCGACGACGCACTACGCCCTGACCGAGATGGGCGACGAATGTCGGCACATGGTGATGTTCGGACGTGCCATCGAGTGGTCGGGTGCCCGGCCGTTCCAGATGCGCCGGTTGGAGCGGGTCGGGATGGCGTTGCTGCCCCATGCACTGCGCGGGAGCCTCCTGTGGGTGGCCGCACTGGTGGGCGAGGAGATCTTCGACGCGCTGCAGCGCGAGATGCTCGACGATCCACGGCTGCAGCCCCTGGTGGCCCGTCTCATGCAGGTGCACGTCGCGGAGGAGGCCCGGCACATCGGGTTCGCCCGCGACGGGATCATGCGGCGCAAGCCGATCCGCGGCCGCTGGGAGACCTTCGTCGCGGCCAACGGGCACGCCTTCGCCGGTGTGCTCTTCCGTCGGCTCTTCACCAACCCCGCGATGTATCGCCGGGCCGGACTCGATGGGCGGGCGGCGGCCCGCGCCGCCCGCGCCAACCCACGGTTCCACGAGGCGCAGGTTCGCGGATTCGCCTCCCTCGCAGCATTTCTCGAGAGTGCCGGGCTGATGAGCAGACTCTCACGGTACGGCTGGCGTCGTGGCGGATTCCTGTGACGGTCCCGGCGGCGGTCCCTGAGCCGACGTCGGTCGCGGTGATCGGGCGTGGGCCGCTCGCCCGACGGTTCAAGACGCGAATCGGTCGGTCACGGCTGATGATCGAGGTCGTCGACGATCCGGCGCCCGGTGATCTCGCGGTGCGCGAGGAGCCGTCTCCGGACGGTGGCTATCTGGGGGTCGCGTCGGCAGGACGCCCCGGAGAATTCTTTCTCACCGATGAGCGGTCGATCGGCTATCTCGTCGATCTGGTCGAGCATTTCGTCGTCTCCGGCGCGAGGTCGGTGGTGGTGCGGCGTCCGATCGAGAACGAGTGGGCCGCAGTTGGTTCGGAGCGTGCTCGCCGCAAGCGACTGCGGGGTTTCCGTCCGGACGACTACGACTGGGTCGGAACCGAGTCGATCGACGACGACGTCTTCGACGGCGACGCAACGCTCTCGGCAGACGGTGACGAGATCGTGGCGCACCTTCGCGTCTCCGGGTATCTGGATCCGCTCGACGGCCTGTACCACTGGGCCGGAACGGCGTTCGGCGCCGAAGTGCGGACCTGGAAGGACGATCGGGTGAAGCACGTGACCGTGTCGATCGGGGATGGCGAACCGGTGGACGCGCGCCTGGCCGAGGTCACGCCGTCGGGCGCGGTGCGGGTCGTCGGTGTGGGCGAGCCGCCGTATCCGCTGGAGCCGCTCACCATCTGACGGTCGGGATCAACCCACCCAGCTCAGATGGTCGTGGAGCAGCGCATATCCGACGAATGCGACGACGTCCATCACCGCATGTGCGATCACCAACGGCCAGACGCGTGAGGTGATCTGGAAGAACCGCCCGAACACCAGCCCCATGACCATGTTCCCGAGGCCCGCGCCGACGCCCTGGTACAGGTGATAACCGCCGCGGAGCACCGAACTGGCGGCCAGGGAGGCGTTCTCCGACGTGCCGAGTTGCCGCAGCCGGGTGATGAAGTAGGCGACCACGATGATCTCCTCGGCCGCCGCGTTCCCGATCGCGATCAGGATCAGGATCGGCCAGCGCCACCACACGCCGTCGACCTCGCTCGGCACCAGGTGGGCGTTCATCCCCAGCGCACGGGCGATGGCGACCAGAGCGAGGCCGGGCAATCCGATCAGCGCGGCGAGGCCGAGGCCTGCCGGTAGGTCGCGACGCGGGGCCCATCGGCCGAGTCCGACCCGGTTCAGGCCGATCCCGCTGCGCCACAAGAGATAGATCCCGAGAGCGCCGATCGCAATCAGTCGGATCGCGCTCATCAGCTGCCGCACGAAGTCGATCCAGCCGAGATCCGATCGCGACGGATTCAGTGCGACGGTGGAGTTCCCGATCCCTCCCGACAACTGTGCCTCGATGAGGGAGAGCGCGGCGGCGATGGCGGAGAAGAGGAAGGTGAGCACACCGACGATCACCAGTTCGACGACGATGGCCCGCCGTTCGATTGGGTCGGTGACGACCTCGACGGTCCGCGGGCGCCCCGGTGTCAGTACCGATCGGAGCGTGGCGCGCATGGCGCACAGCTTACGGGTGCGCGCCGGAGCGGTCAGTCGGGCAGGCTGTTGATGAACGGGCAGCCCGCGAGGTTGCGGAGCGCCTGGGAGAGTTCGTAGACGTCGGAGACCGGCCGGGCGAAGGGCAACCGGACATCGGAATCGCCTGTCGGGCCCTCGATGCGGAACCGGATGCCGAAGCGATCGAGCCCGAGCGGACGGACACGTCCGGTGCGCAGCTGTCGCGGTAGCTTTCGGGCCAGCTGCCCCACCACGTCGGCGTGGTCGGCGTCGAGGTGGGCGATCCAGTCGCTCTCGTACTCCCAGAACGGATCGGGGAGCGCTCCGGCGAGCTCGGCGGCCGGGACCGATGCGGCCCCCGAGGCC contains:
- a CDS encoding VOC family protein, whose amino-acid sequence is MEIRWLTAFLDFPAEQFGAEVTFWRAIAGSTVSPPRGEHREFASLEPFNGDPHLRVQRVDAGPGGIHLDLHVDDPRSATAEAIALGATVVRDHAGPAYMSLASPAGFVFCLVEWQGESVRSRPIRWPGDTISIIDQVCIDIPRELHEREVAFWTRFTGMPTEPTSRPELLRLRRDHALAIGILLQRNGPDDEATVATGHLDLAATAVEDEVARHEDWGARVVEEFPTWTVMSDPVGRRYCITSRNPRTGD
- a CDS encoding S49 family peptidase — translated: MSRGPWDKVTKRVARSRADRVAVVRLDGPIGIGGLGRAGLTADNVESVLKRAFGTEHVKAVVVVINSPGGSPAQSEYIAERIRQLSAEKGVPVIAFCEDVAASGGYWIACAADEIFAAHTSMIGSIGVVSSGFGLSDVLTRFGVQRRLYTTGDNKARLDTFSPERPEDVEWLRALQAQLHEAFIAWVRQRRGKRLSAPDDELFSGDIWVGSRAVQVGLVDGIGVMRSVIAERYPDAEITTIEAPKPLLARLVGGQVSVNRLMESAVAGTVVAVDRAIATRLG
- a CDS encoding DUF4328 domain-containing protein, with product MIDLCPRCRIQAPHRPGRERCPRCGGPLRVVDSDLIGDQAGPVATRGSSASPGETSVRPTASSAPGQPSSGPRSSRLYRSRHVRWVARRPPEAIPARRPMVPPGPRPIPRYVYVPRWGLRDVPIETDVDSRNPLEALTAVLLHALRLLACALGLAAIVHLLRYVLLVVNRSVPVAGWTDRASAFLVIFGGLVAFGVFVYVTVVFTRWIIALRDDAYRRHDLRDPRPRWQIALLAAVPLVNVAGAAVLLHEVARMRDDLEVERTRRRLTKLWVAWAIVNVLAVITVVTRIVATASGSIQTSANGLAAVVISSAVSGVFAWWLGTRLMVIFGGPQDEPVPSRRWVAVA
- a CDS encoding glycerophosphodiester phosphodiesterase gives rise to the protein MTGVEQISRSGKPAVVAHRGASEALPEHTLAAYELALSQGADGLECDVRLTSDQELVCVHDRTVDRTSDGTGVVSEMSLAELRDLDFGSWHPAGDKASVLTLRELLSLTLDWRRPVRLFIETKHPVRYGSLVEQKLLALLHEFGVGTPPSADHSRAVVISFSSAGVWRIRRHAPMLPTILLGDTARLLGGSAATAVGATGIGPSVETLRLNPDLVDRAAAAGRVTYCWTVDEQVDVQLCADLGVRWLATNRPAKVRDWLVTVD
- a CDS encoding TetR/AcrR family transcriptional regulator; the protein is MGVKDRTYGGISVTERRDHRRVLFLDAGLAVFGEDGYQNASVSAICARANLARGHFYEQFSDREELLLAVYDRIQDDGRAAVTEALATLGDGDIETRARCAVDAYARSIGSDHRRAAVAFVEIVGVSARVEEHRLEQRAVWGEFIAAELKRALGEDYVPPGGWSAATTAIVGALIAMVEQWASSPTERARRLHDVSDVLVRFLLALT
- a CDS encoding DUF5926 family protein, which produces MAKKSKRGSGPRPGSNRAERVAARKERQLAAMAPPPRPFAGLAAECDLVALRAFVASAIADVALVEPGPAEPELTSAVPDDAAAPAKSQRPEGVRNEVRLATILPGAVPALVRDATNGPEGLVAMQTDPEPVDVPGSMADAIEWAAHAESDAEYEPGGTSRSLTELLDVDAQLDLVVYDDFSWWFPPGTDVPPEIADMLARANDSIMPTARLNPKSGVGAPWWVDAGERAHLRWVRPEDEDDLMTALARLHAADRLTLGEGSRFAGSFRTHGLLVPVFDLDNELHHEEWYAGLDQFDEWLTEAMAQTGDLSTAELRSRDGIRGRQVTLR
- a CDS encoding ferritin → MDRMTATRDETVFHKLLHDQIGNEFAAAQQYIAVAIYYDSHDMPQLAKHFYAQSVEERNHAMMIVQYFLDRDIDVEIPAVSAPRNDFADYRAPIELALEQEKAVTEQIVDLARAARDSGDYLGEQFMQWFLAEQVEEVATMTTLQTIAERAQGNLFDLENFVEREVNGAPAPATPAPAAAGGNL
- a CDS encoding LCP family protein; amino-acid sequence: MLLLFVVASVGLLFYYDGKLHRTEALVPYAGRPADTPGTNWLIVGSDSRADLSDDQRQQLSTGDSDGSRTDTIMMVHKPPSGSAMIISIPRDLYVPIPGQGSHKINAAFNFGGPQLLTQTVEQLSGVRIDHYAEIGFGGFDSVVDAVGGVTICLDQPLNDPKAGLRLPKGCQELNGRQALGLVRTRAFPNADLERVVNQRKFLNALMAKATSPSVLANPFRLIPFVNGAVDALTVDEGDHIWNLMGLAWALRGNPITTTTPTGGDEYTDDGDSLAVGDNTEQFFTYIRKGLPVPDDLLSGKGGVLGG
- a CDS encoding AurF N-oxygenase family protein; the protein is MTATTQATTQEVRGDTAGREAVSRRLINGSVKRSYAPVVDLDWDRAPEPERYFLPPSVLSLVGTEIWEGLSPQQRIELSRQEMANILSVGIWFENLLNRTLLARLMVADPASPTTHYALTEMGDECRHMVMFGRAIEWSGARPFQMRRLERVGMALLPHALRGSLLWVAALVGEEIFDALQREMLDDPRLQPLVARLMQVHVAEEARHIGFARDGIMRRKPIRGRWETFVAANGHAFAGVLFRRLFTNPAMYRRAGLDGRAAARAARANPRFHEAQVRGFASLAAFLESAGLMSRLSRYGWRRGGFL
- a CDS encoding DUF4873 domain-containing protein is translated as MTVPAAVPEPTSVAVIGRGPLARRFKTRIGRSRLMIEVVDDPAPGDLAVREEPSPDGGYLGVASAGRPGEFFLTDERSIGYLVDLVEHFVVSGARSVVVRRPIENEWAAVGSERARRKRLRGFRPDDYDWVGTESIDDDVFDGDATLSADGDEIVAHLRVSGYLDPLDGLYHWAGTAFGAEVRTWKDDRVKHVTVSIGDGEPVDARLAEVTPSGAVRVVGVGEPPYPLEPLTI
- a CDS encoding CPBP family intramembrane glutamic endopeptidase, translating into MRATLRSVLTPGRPRTVEVVTDPIERRAIVVELVIVGVLTFLFSAIAAALSLIEAQLSGGIGNSTVALNPSRSDLGWIDFVRQLMSAIRLIAIGALGIYLLWRSGIGLNRVGLGRWAPRRDLPAGLGLAALIGLPGLALVAIARALGMNAHLVPSEVDGVWWRWPILILIAIGNAAAEEIIVVAYFITRLRQLGTSENASLAASSVLRGGYHLYQGVGAGLGNMVMGLVFGRFFQITSRVWPLVIAHAVMDVVAFVGYALLHDHLSWVG